CCTTCATTCATTACCACGATCCGATCAGCAACATCAAGCGCCTCCTCTTGATCATGTGTAACAAAAATACTTGTTATGTGAAAATCATCATGGAGTCTGCGTAACCATCGACGGAGATCTTTTCTAACCTTCGCATCTAACGCACCAAACGGTTCATCTAATAAAAGGACCTTTGGCTCAACCGCTAATGCACGTGCTAAGGCGACACGCTGCCTTTGACCACCGGAAAGCTGGGTTGGGAATCGATCGGCGAATGCTTCTAATTTTACAAAGTGTAATAGTTCTTCAACCTTTGCTTTAATTTCCTGCTTTGATGGTCGTTCTCTTCTTGGACGGACTTTTAAACCATACGCAACATTATCAAATACATTCATATGGCGAAAAAGGGCATAATGCTGGAACACAAAACCAACTTTTCTTTCCTTTGTATTAATTTTTGTTATGTCTTCAGCATCAAAAAAAATGCGGCCTTGATCAGCCACCTCTAAACCGGCAATAATCCTTAATAATGATGTTTTTCCCGAACCTGAGGGACCTAACAGGGCAACCAGTTCACCGGTTTCAATCGTTAAATTGACATCATCAAGTGCTTTATAGGATCCAAACGATTTTGAAATATTGTTAATATGAATACTCATCTATTCCTCGCCCTCCCCTTTCATTTGTTGCTTAGCCTTCCACTCTATATAACTTTTGATTGCTAAGGTGACAATCGCCAAAATAGACATTAACGAAGCAACAGCAAACGCAGCTGAAAATTGATATTCATTGTATAAAATTTCTATATGTAACGGCATCGTATTCGTCATCCCGCGAATATGTCCGGAAACGACCGACACTGCTCCAAACTCCCCTACTGTTCTGGCGTTACATAAGATCATTCCGTATAATAAGCCCCATTTCATGTTTGGAAGTGTAACGTATAAAAAGGTTTTCCAACCGCTCGCCCCCAGCGTAATCGAAGCCTCTTCCTCGGCCTGACCAAGTGTTTGCATCAATGGAATAAGCTCTCTGGCGACAAATGGAAACGTAACAAATACGGTTGCCAAAACGATACCAGGAAGCGCAAATACGATTTTGAGGTCATGCTCAAATAACCAAGGACCAAAAACCCCATGGGAACTAAATAAAAGAATAAAGACTAAACCTGCAATAACAGGAGATACAGCAAACGGGAGATCGATTATTGTAATTAACAAGCTTTTCCCTTTGAACTGGAATTTGGTAATCGCCCAGGCTGCAGCCACTCCAAAAATCGTATTTAATGGAACCGCAATTAGAATAACGATTAGGGTCAGTTTGATTGCTGACAAAGCATCTGGATGGGTAATTGAAGCAAGATAAACTTCTATCCCCTTTTCAAAGGCTTTAACAAAGATAGCAATTAACGGTAATAGTAAAAATAAACATAAAAAGGCCACCGCCACTAATATTAACAACCAACGAACAACTTTCGGTTCCGTTGTGGCACTAGTGCTTGGCAGTGGTGTGTTCGTATGCTGAAGCGGAATATGTCCTGCCATTTAATTATTCCTCCTTAATCGTTTGCATAACGTTTATTCATCCACCATTGAAAGAGATTAATCGTTAATAATAAAGCAAATGAGAACAGCAGCATAACCGCTGCGATTGCGGTCGCACCAGCATAGTCATATTGTTCAAGCTTTGTCATGATCATAAGTGGGGTTATTTCTGTTTTCATCGGCATATTTCCTGAAATAAACACCACCGAGCCGTACTCACCAATTGCTCTTGCAAACGCAAGGGCAAATCCGGTTAATGCTGCCGGCAGCAATTCCGGAAAGATAATTTTTGTA
The DNA window shown above is from Bacillus sp. T3 and carries:
- a CDS encoding sulfate/molybdate ABC transporter ATP-binding protein, encoding MSIHINNISKSFGSYKALDDVNLTIETGELVALLGPSGSGKTSLLRIIAGLEVADQGRIFFDAEDITKINTKERKVGFVFQHYALFRHMNVFDNVAYGLKVRPRRERPSKQEIKAKVEELLHFVKLEAFADRFPTQLSGGQRQRVALARALAVEPKVLLLDEPFGALDAKVRKDLRRWLRRLHDDFHITSIFVTHDQEEALDVADRIVVMNEGRIEQVGSPEEVYDQPQNPFVYDFLGNVNIFPCRLHHGVLSDGSFSIAAPEYKDTVNTSALGYVRPHDIHISREATATDTVAATIVHLHVVGPIVRVELKRNDGDEFLEAEITKEHHQKLALKVKDKVFVKPKQLKLFIPQDYSI
- the cysW gene encoding sulfate ABC transporter permease subunit CysW, translating into MAGHIPLQHTNTPLPSTSATTEPKVVRWLLILVAVAFLCLFLLLPLIAIFVKAFEKGIEVYLASITHPDALSAIKLTLIVILIAVPLNTIFGVAAAWAITKFQFKGKSLLITIIDLPFAVSPVIAGLVFILLFSSHGVFGPWLFEHDLKIVFALPGIVLATVFVTFPFVARELIPLMQTLGQAEEEASITLGASGWKTFLYVTLPNMKWGLLYGMILCNARTVGEFGAVSVVSGHIRGMTNTMPLHIEILYNEYQFSAAFAVASLMSILAIVTLAIKSYIEWKAKQQMKGEGEE